The Xanthomonas sp. CFBP 8443 genome has a window encoding:
- a CDS encoding NAD(P) transhydrogenase subunit alpha has translation MAVQVLVVKESAHGERRVAATPETVKKLGALGAQVHVEPGAGASAGFVDAAYLAAGAQLADAATPAQADLVLCVQPLPVAALNQLKPAAGVVGILQPQADPARAEAMQARELVAFPLERLPRTTRAQAMDVLSSQAGMAGYKATLIAAQLAPRFFPMLTTAAGTIRPSKVLIVGAGVAGLQAIATAKRLGAQVEGFDVRPETREQIESLGGKFLDLGVSAAGEGGYARQLTEEERAEQQRRLADHLKGIDVVVCTAAVPGRPAPKILSAAMVEGMKPGSVVVDLAAETGGNCELTRPGETIEHGGVVVAGPLDLASMGAVHASEMYARNVYNFVALFLKDGAIAYDWDDELLAKTRWTG, from the coding sequence ATGGCAGTGCAGGTGCTGGTGGTGAAGGAATCGGCGCACGGCGAACGCCGCGTGGCGGCGACGCCGGAGACGGTGAAGAAGCTCGGCGCGCTCGGCGCGCAGGTGCACGTCGAGCCCGGCGCCGGCGCGTCGGCCGGTTTCGTCGATGCGGCCTATCTGGCGGCCGGCGCGCAGCTCGCCGATGCCGCGACCCCGGCGCAGGCCGACCTGGTGCTGTGCGTGCAGCCGTTGCCGGTCGCGGCGCTGAACCAGCTCAAGCCCGCCGCAGGCGTGGTCGGCATCCTGCAGCCGCAGGCCGATCCGGCGCGCGCAGAGGCGATGCAGGCGCGCGAACTGGTCGCCTTCCCGCTGGAGCGGCTGCCGCGCACGACGCGTGCCCAGGCGATGGACGTGCTCAGTTCGCAGGCCGGCATGGCCGGCTACAAGGCCACCCTGATCGCCGCGCAGCTGGCGCCGCGCTTCTTCCCGATGCTGACCACCGCCGCCGGCACCATCCGCCCGTCCAAGGTGTTGATCGTCGGCGCCGGCGTCGCCGGCCTGCAGGCCATCGCCACCGCCAAGCGCCTGGGCGCGCAGGTCGAGGGTTTCGACGTGCGCCCGGAGACGCGCGAGCAGATCGAGTCGCTGGGCGGCAAGTTCCTCGACCTGGGCGTCAGCGCCGCGGGCGAGGGCGGCTACGCGCGGCAACTGACCGAGGAGGAGCGCGCCGAGCAGCAGCGGCGCCTGGCCGATCACCTGAAGGGCATCGACGTGGTGGTGTGCACCGCCGCGGTGCCCGGGCGGCCGGCACCGAAGATCCTCAGCGCGGCGATGGTCGAGGGCATGAAGCCGGGCAGCGTGGTGGTGGACCTGGCCGCCGAGACCGGCGGCAACTGCGAACTGACCCGCCCCGGCGAAACCATCGAGCACGGCGGCGTGGTCGTCGCCGGCCCGCTCGACCTGGCTAGCATGGGCGCCGTGCACGCCAGCGAGATGTACGCGCGCAACGTCTACAACTTCGTCGCGCTGTTCCTGAAGGACGGCGCGATCGCCTACGACTGGGACGACGAGCTGCTGGCCAAGACGCGCTGGACCGGCTGA
- a CDS encoding DUF3106 domain-containing protein, producing the protein MNRLIRMSLALALLAGAPLAAFAAPPPPPPPPDEEADTRPPLPDWEHLSAQQRELLIAPMRQRWNDAPQQRRRMFEHAQRWQAMTPEQRERARKGARRYEDMSPQQREEARVLFERMRALPPEQRKALRDRWEAMTPQQRDAWIKANAGPDARPAPGSR; encoded by the coding sequence ATGAACCGCCTGATCCGCATGTCCCTGGCGCTGGCCCTGCTGGCCGGCGCCCCGCTGGCGGCCTTCGCCGCGCCGCCACCGCCACCGCCGCCTCCGGATGAAGAAGCCGACACGCGGCCGCCGCTGCCGGACTGGGAACACCTGAGCGCGCAGCAGCGCGAGCTGCTGATCGCGCCGATGCGCCAGCGCTGGAACGATGCGCCGCAGCAGCGGCGCCGGATGTTCGAACACGCGCAACGCTGGCAGGCGATGACGCCCGAGCAGCGCGAGCGCGCGCGCAAGGGCGCCCGCCGCTACGAGGACATGAGCCCGCAGCAGCGCGAAGAGGCGCGCGTGCTGTTCGAACGCATGCGCGCGTTGCCACCGGAACAGCGCAAGGCGCTGCGCGATCGCTGGGAAGCGATGACCCCGCAGCAGCGCGACGCCTGGATCAAGGCCAACGCCGGCCCCGACGCCAGACCTGCGCCGGGTTCCAGGTGA
- a CDS encoding RNA polymerase sigma factor — protein MPVSLDAFLAEIGPRAFRFAEAGLRQREDALDAVQDAMIKLLAYRERPAQEWTPLFWSILRRRIIDLQRRRGFRMRFWAPTSERSEDSQPDWADEGPSPAQRHEQRQTHARLVTALRALPARQREAFTLRVLEELDVATTARAMGCSEGSVKTHLSRAREALQKHLEDIR, from the coding sequence CTGCCGGTGTCGCTGGACGCGTTCCTGGCCGAGATCGGCCCACGCGCGTTCCGCTTCGCCGAGGCCGGGCTGCGCCAGCGCGAGGACGCGCTGGATGCGGTGCAGGACGCGATGATCAAGCTGCTCGCCTATCGGGAGCGGCCGGCGCAGGAATGGACGCCGCTGTTCTGGAGCATCCTGCGCCGGCGCATCATCGACCTGCAGCGCCGCCGCGGCTTCCGCATGCGCTTCTGGGCGCCCACCAGCGAGCGCAGCGAGGACAGCCAGCCGGACTGGGCCGACGAAGGGCCGAGCCCGGCACAACGCCACGAGCAGCGGCAGACCCATGCGCGGCTGGTGACGGCACTGCGCGCGTTGCCGGCGCGACAGCGCGAAGCCTTCACCCTGCGCGTGCTCGAGGAGCTGGACGTGGCCACCACCGCGCGCGCGATGGGCTGCTCCGAAGGCTCGGTCAAAACCCACCTGTCGCGCGCCCGCGAGGCGTTGCAGAAACACCTGGAGGACATCCGGTGA
- a CDS encoding NAD(P) transhydrogenase subunit alpha, which produces MSDGFVALYIFMLAAIAGHVIISRVPVILHTPLMSGSNFIHGIVLIGAMVVLGHADTTLEKAVGFLAVLLGAGNAAGGYVVTERMLEMFKSSKKPGDKP; this is translated from the coding sequence ATGAGCGACGGGTTCGTGGCGTTGTACATCTTCATGCTGGCGGCCATCGCCGGACATGTGATCATCTCGCGGGTGCCGGTGATCCTGCACACCCCGCTGATGTCCGGTTCCAACTTCATCCACGGCATCGTGCTGATCGGCGCGATGGTGGTGCTCGGCCACGCCGACACCACGCTGGAAAAGGCGGTGGGCTTCCTCGCCGTGCTGCTCGGCGCCGGCAATGCCGCCGGCGGCTACGTGGTCACCGAGCGCATGCTGGAGATGTTCAAGAGCTCGAAGAAGCCCGGAGACAAGCCATGA
- a CDS encoding NAD(P)(+) transhydrogenase (Re/Si-specific) subunit beta: MSTTEALSWLVKVSYLVAATLFLLGLQRMASPKTARSGIHWAGFGMLLATAATFFLPGLHNLTLILLALVIGTGAAWISAKKVAITDMPQMVALYNGMGGGSAAAIGAVELLRFSFLAHRDTSHWSESAIAALAARQPDATTLALAIIGSAIGAISLSGSIIAWAKLDGRLDKRVTFPGQQAFNLLVFVAMLGLGAWAAISLSPVAIVAFFAVALALGVLMTLPIGGADMPVVISLYNAFTGLAVAFEGYVLGNEALIIAGMMVGAAGILLTRLMAKAMNRPISGVLFSNFGGGGQAQEISGAQKPIEAGDVAAMMAYAERVVIVPGYGMAVAQAQHKIWELAQRLIERGVKVKFAIHPVAGRMPGHMNVLLAEAGVPYDLIADMDDINPEFPSTDVSLVIGANDVVNPVAKTDPASPIFGMPILDVVNSKNVIVIKRGKGTGFAGIENALFYADNTRMLYGDGAEAAGALVSELKALDGGH; the protein is encoded by the coding sequence ATGAGCACGACCGAAGCACTGTCCTGGCTGGTGAAGGTCAGCTATCTGGTGGCCGCTACCCTGTTCCTGCTCGGCCTGCAGCGCATGGCTTCGCCGAAGACCGCGCGCAGCGGCATCCATTGGGCCGGGTTCGGCATGCTGCTGGCGACCGCCGCCACCTTCTTCCTGCCCGGCCTGCACAACCTGACCCTGATCCTGCTGGCGCTGGTGATTGGCACCGGCGCGGCGTGGATCTCGGCCAAGAAGGTCGCCATCACCGACATGCCGCAGATGGTCGCGCTGTACAACGGCATGGGCGGCGGCTCGGCGGCGGCAATCGGGGCGGTGGAACTGCTGCGCTTCTCGTTCCTGGCGCACCGCGACACCTCGCACTGGAGCGAGAGCGCGATTGCCGCGCTGGCTGCGCGCCAGCCCGATGCGACCACGCTGGCGCTGGCCATCATCGGTTCGGCGATCGGCGCGATCTCGCTGTCCGGCTCGATCATCGCCTGGGCCAAGCTCGACGGGCGGCTGGACAAGCGCGTGACCTTCCCCGGCCAGCAGGCGTTCAACCTGCTGGTGTTCGTGGCGATGCTGGGCCTGGGCGCTTGGGCGGCGATCAGCCTAAGCCCGGTGGCGATCGTGGCCTTCTTTGCGGTCGCGCTGGCACTGGGCGTGCTGATGACGCTGCCGATCGGCGGCGCCGACATGCCGGTGGTGATCTCGCTGTACAACGCCTTCACCGGCCTGGCGGTGGCGTTCGAAGGCTACGTGCTCGGCAACGAGGCGCTGATCATCGCCGGCATGATGGTCGGCGCGGCCGGCATCCTGCTGACCCGGCTGATGGCCAAGGCGATGAACCGGCCGATCAGCGGCGTGCTGTTCTCCAACTTCGGCGGCGGCGGCCAGGCGCAGGAGATCAGCGGCGCGCAGAAGCCGATCGAGGCCGGCGACGTGGCGGCGATGATGGCCTACGCCGAGCGCGTGGTGATCGTGCCCGGCTACGGCATGGCGGTGGCGCAGGCGCAGCACAAGATCTGGGAGCTGGCGCAGCGGTTGATCGAGCGCGGGGTCAAGGTCAAGTTCGCGATCCACCCGGTGGCCGGGCGCATGCCCGGGCACATGAACGTGCTGCTGGCCGAGGCCGGCGTGCCCTACGACCTGATCGCCGACATGGACGACATCAATCCCGAGTTCCCCAGCACCGACGTGTCGCTGGTGATCGGCGCCAACGACGTGGTCAACCCGGTGGCCAAGACCGATCCGGCCAGCCCGATCTTCGGCATGCCGATCCTGGACGTGGTCAATTCCAAGAACGTCATCGTGATCAAGCGCGGCAAGGGCACCGGGTTCGCCGGCATCGAGAACGCGCTGTTCTATGCCGACAACACGCGCATGCTGTACGGCGACGGCGCCGAGGCGGCCGGCGCGCTGGTCAGCGAACTGAAGGCGCTGGACGGCGGGCATTGA
- the sufT gene encoding putative Fe-S cluster assembly protein SufT codes for MYSRSSEPVQFERDCAAVMVPQGDAVTLPAGSYGYITQALGGSYTVFVEGNLFRIAGKDGDAIGKEPPPGLDLPEGASDEQVEALIWQQLRTCFDPEIPFNIVDLGLVYEVGVQPREDGQRLVEVKMTLTAPGCGMGEILVDDVRSKLELIPTIAEADVELVFDPPWGRHMMSEAARLETGML; via the coding sequence ATGTACTCACGCAGCAGTGAACCTGTCCAATTCGAACGCGATTGCGCGGCGGTCATGGTGCCGCAGGGCGACGCGGTGACCCTGCCGGCCGGCAGCTACGGCTACATCACCCAGGCGCTGGGCGGCAGCTACACGGTGTTCGTGGAGGGCAACCTGTTCCGCATCGCCGGCAAGGACGGCGATGCGATCGGCAAGGAGCCGCCGCCGGGCCTGGACCTGCCCGAGGGCGCCAGCGACGAGCAGGTCGAGGCGCTGATCTGGCAGCAGCTGCGCACCTGCTTCGATCCGGAGATCCCGTTCAACATCGTCGACCTGGGCCTGGTCTACGAAGTCGGCGTGCAGCCGCGCGAGGACGGCCAGCGCCTGGTGGAGGTCAAGATGACGCTGACCGCGCCGGGCTGCGGCATGGGCGAGATCCTGGTCGACGACGTGCGCAGCAAGCTGGAGCTGATCCCGACCATCGCCGAGGCCGATGTCGAGCTGGTGTTCGATCCGCCGTGGGGCCGGCATATGATGTCCGAGGCCGCGCGCCTCGAAACCGGCATGCTCTGA
- a CDS encoding branched-chain amino acid aminotransferase, with the protein MSATEPSSQFRLIPSTTARSADARAQILAAPGFGNYFTDHMVAIEWDREQGWHDAQVRAYGPLALDPAASVLHYGQEIFEGIKAYRHADGSIWTFRPEANGKRLQRSAQRLALPDLPVELFVESLRQLIAVDAAWVPSAPETSLYFRPFMIANEAFLGVRAAQKAGYYVIASPAGAYFAKGVAPVAIWLSTDYARAAKGGTGAAKCGGNYAASLLPQQQAQAQGCSQVLFLDPVEGKYLEELGGMNVFLVMRDGSLVTPALSGSILEGITRDSILQLARDRGMQVVERQVTIDEWRDGVASGEIAEIFACGTAAVVTPIGQLKGKDFAVGDLAAPAGAVTLSLRQELTDIQYGRVPDRHGWLVRLDG; encoded by the coding sequence GTGTCCGCTACCGAGCCGTCTTCGCAGTTCCGCCTGATCCCGTCCACGACCGCACGCAGCGCCGATGCGCGCGCGCAGATCCTCGCCGCGCCGGGCTTCGGCAACTACTTCACCGACCACATGGTCGCCATCGAATGGGACCGCGAGCAGGGCTGGCACGACGCCCAGGTCCGCGCCTACGGTCCGCTGGCGCTGGATCCGGCCGCCTCGGTGCTGCACTACGGCCAGGAGATCTTCGAGGGCATCAAGGCCTACCGCCATGCCGACGGCTCGATCTGGACCTTCCGCCCCGAGGCCAACGGCAAGCGCCTGCAGCGCTCGGCGCAGCGCCTGGCGCTGCCGGACCTGCCGGTGGAGCTGTTCGTCGAATCGCTGCGCCAGCTGATCGCGGTCGATGCCGCGTGGGTACCGTCGGCGCCGGAGACCAGCCTGTACTTCCGTCCCTTCATGATCGCCAACGAGGCGTTCCTGGGCGTGCGCGCGGCGCAGAAGGCCGGCTACTACGTCATCGCCAGCCCGGCCGGCGCCTACTTCGCCAAGGGTGTGGCGCCGGTGGCGATCTGGCTGTCCACCGACTACGCGCGTGCGGCCAAGGGCGGCACCGGCGCGGCCAAGTGCGGCGGCAACTACGCCGCCTCGCTGCTGCCGCAGCAGCAGGCGCAGGCGCAGGGCTGCTCGCAGGTGCTGTTTCTGGACCCGGTCGAGGGCAAGTACCTGGAAGAACTGGGCGGCATGAACGTGTTCCTGGTGATGCGCGACGGCAGCCTGGTCACCCCGGCGCTGTCCGGCAGCATCCTCGAGGGCATCACCCGCGACAGCATCCTGCAGCTGGCGCGCGATCGCGGCATGCAGGTGGTCGAGCGCCAGGTGACCATCGACGAGTGGCGCGACGGCGTGGCCTCCGGCGAGATCGCCGAGATCTTCGCCTGCGGCACCGCCGCGGTGGTGACCCCGATCGGGCAGCTGAAGGGCAAGGATTTCGCGGTCGGCGATCTGGCCGCGCCGGCCGGCGCGGTGACCCTGTCGCTGCGCCAGGAACTGACCGACATCCAGTACGGCCGCGTGCCCGACCGCCATGGCTGGCTGGTGCGCCTGGACGGTTGA